The nucleotide sequence AGAGCTGGATGAATCCAGCGACTATGAAAAACCGCTCTCTTCGAACAAGCGCACCTGGATTCTCAGCGCCTTCGCCATCGCGATCATCGTTTACCTGCTCTACAATATCCTGATGTCCTCCTTCTAAGAGCGATGCTCACTATCTCCAACAACGTGAGCCTGGACGAGGATGAGATCGAGATCGAGTCCATCCGGGCCCAGGGCTCCGGCGGGCAGAAGGTCAACAAGACCTCCGCGGCCATCCACCTGCGCTTTGACATCGCTGCCTCCTCGCTGCCCGAGTTTTACAAAGAGCGCCTGCTGGCCCTCAAGGACAGCCGTATAACGAAGGAGGGGATCATCGTCATCAAGTCCCAGCAGCACCGCAGCCGCGAACAGAACAAAGAGGAGGCACTGGAGCGGCTTGTCGAGCTGATCAAAAGCGTCAACGTCTCCAAAAAGAAGCGAATTGCAACGAAACCGACGAAGGGTTCTGTCAAAAAAAGGTTGCAGTCGAAAAAGAAACAGGGAGAAAAGAAAAAGCTGCGCGGCAAAGTCGCAGACTGAACTTCCATCATCGCGCCAATCGCATTCTATTTTAAAAGCGCGGGAACAGGGAGTCTTTTATGAAGTGCCGCTCCCGCTTCACGCGGCAGCGCTGGGAGCCTCTGTGCTCCCGTGGGCGGTTTGTTGGCCCAGGCGGTGCATACGGCGCACCCTTTGTAAGATGCCGAACTCCCGAAGGGGCATATGACCTCTAGTGAGTGTCGCGAGCCGATTCAAGCGGCGCGACGGTTCCAATCTCTGGAGCGAGGTTACCCGGCATCTTGTCTGTGAAAGGTAAAGCGCCCGCGGTCCCATGTGGTGGCGCTGCACTGTCATGCGCGCCGAGCTCTATTGGCTGCTTCGACCCGGCTTCACCTTTTGCAGAAAAGCATCTTACTTCGTTTACCCGATCCCTCGTCGCGTTTCAGCCCATACCCCAACTCTGTATTAGGGGCGGCATCCTCTTGCAACGATGGACCCAAAACCGCCAATAAATTCATTTGATTCATTGGCTTCCTTTGCGGTACCTTTTTAAAGATCTTTCGTACGTACAAGAGTCATGATAACTCCTAAAAAATAAAAGCAAAATTAAATGAAGAAGGTCGTTTCGGGAGGAGATAAAAAGGTGATACGCGGAGTTCGCGGGCAAAGTGTGCCCGCGGAGGCGTTACTCTGCGAGCTTCGGAAGCTCGTTGGAGAGGATCTCCAGGTTCGGCAACATGATGATCTCGATGCGGCGGTTGAGGGCGCGCCCCTCCGGCGTCTCGTTCGTCGCGCGCGGGTGGAACTCGCCGAAGCCGGCGGCGGAGACGTTGTCGGCGGAGACGCCCTCGTCGACCATGAGGTGCACGACGCTAAGGGCGCGCGCGGTGGAGAGCTCCCAGTTGCTCGGGAAGCGCGCGCTCTTGATGGGCACGTTGTCCGTGTGCCCCTCGACCTGGAAGCGGCGGTCGGGGAAGGCGGCGAGGGCCTTGGCGATCTGCGCCAGCGCCTCCTGGCCCGCCTTGTTCACCGTCGCGCTGCCGCTGGCGAAGAGGACTTCATCGGGGAGGTTGATGACGATGCGCCCCTTCTCGATGGAGACGGTCAGCTGCCCGCCGTCGATCATCTTCTGCAGCTCTTTGACGAACTGCGCGTAGATCTCGTTGCGCTTCTGCGTCTCGGCCTCGATCTGCTTCATGGTCTCAAGCTGTTCGCGGGACGCCCCCAGCTCTTTGCGGGCCGCCTCGAGGTCCTGCTGGAGCTGCAGCTTGCGCATCTCCATCTCGCTCAGCTCGACGTTGTTGAACTCGATCTGCGACTTGCCCTTGGCGATCTCCTCGCGGTCCTTGGCGATCTGCGCCTGGTTGCGCTCAATCTCGTCGCGCTGCTCCTTGATGGTCTGCTGCGCGGAACCGAGCTGCGTGCGGGTCTGGTTCAGCTCCTGCAGCGTCGCTTCGTGCGTACTCTTCATAACACAGCCGGAACTGAGCAACATCATTGCCGCCATCGCGGCCACCGGAATCAGTTTCATAATGGGGACTCCTTTTGATTGGTCGAGGCATTATAACCGAAGAGGGGAAATGGCACCCGCAAATGGAAACGCCCCCTTCCTAGGCTGTTTCAGGGTAGGATATGCTGTAGAAAAGGCGAAAAACAGTGCGCAAAAGCGACCTTTGATGAAGAGAATACGAACAATGTAGCTTCATGTGGCGACAAAGCTATATATCCTCAATAATAGCTTCGGTCCCCGAAGCGCAACAAATCGATAGGCCACCTGTCGTTCTGCGCTCCTTGAAAGCCGTTGCGGAGGCATAAAGCCGGGAGCAGCGTGCGATTCGCGCAACGACGATTTTCTTTGGTTTCGTTTCTTTGTAAAAAGAAAGGAAAAGGAAAAACTCTTTGCCACTTTTTTAGAAATAGTAGCGCAAAAAGCGGCCTTTCTCGAAACGCTCATCCCTCCCGGCTTTATGCCTCCGGGATGGCTTATAAGGAGCGTTCAAGGCCAATCCTTGATTTAGTTGAACGCGCTTCGACGTGTCGAAGCTCAATATTTTTCAGTTAGCTTTGGTTCCCGAAGCGTATTTAAATCAATAGGCAGAAGGTCGGGATGTGTGCCTTATAAGCCGTTCCGGAGGCCATACGACGGGAGGAACGTGCGATTCACATCACGACGATTTTCTTTGGGTTCGTTTCTTTGTAAAAAGAAAGGAATGAAGGGAATATTTCTTTGCCACTTTTTTAGAAAAAGTAGCGCAAAAAGCGGCCTTTCACAAATCGCTCATAGGCCTCCGGGATGGCTTATAAGGAACGCTCAAGGCCAAGCCCCAATTGTTTGGACGCGCTTCAACGTGTCGAAGCTAATATGAAAATACAAAGCTTCAGCCCCTGAAGCACGTTAATCAATAGGCAGAAGCTTGGCTTGGTTTCCCTAAAACTTAATATAACATATATAGTTATATTACGATAGAATTATTGCATGAAAAAGCTCCAGGAACTCTACAAAAGTGATAAGCCCCGCGAAAAACTGCTGGCAAAAGGTCCCTCTGCCCTTAAGGCGTATGAGCTGATGGCGGTGCTGCTCGGCAGCGGTGTGCCGGGAAAGGATGTGCTGAAGCTCTCCAAAGAGATCGTAGGCATCTTTGACGCCTCATTCGAGACGCTGACGCTCGAAGATCTTACTTCCGTCCACGGCATGGGCGAGGCAAAAGCTGCGCAGATCCTCGCCGCCGTCGAGCTCTCCCGGCGCTATCTCATCAAGCAGCATGTCAAAATAACGTCAGCCGCGGATGTCTACGAACTGCTGCGCGAATACGGTTCCAAAAAGCAGGAGTATTTCATTGCCCTGGCCCTGGACGGGGCTTCGCACCTTATCGAGAAGCGCGTCGTCTCCATCGGGACCCTCAACCAGTCCCTCGTGCACCCCCGCGAGGTCTTCGCGGACGCCGTTGCGGACCGCGCGGCAGGCATCATCGTTGCCCACAACCACCCCGGTGGCCAGCTCGCCTCGAGCCGGGAGGACGTCGCGGTTACCCGGCGCCTCAAGGAGGCGGGGACATTGTTGGGGATAGAGCTGCTGGATCATGTTATTTTGACCAAAGAGGGGTTTCTGAGTCTGCGGGAAGAAGGGATGTTGTGATCAATCTAAATATATCTAATAAGATATTATTTATATCCTAAAAGGCATAATCATGAAATGGGAAGTGGTGTTTTTTACAGATGAGAATGGCTCAAAACCGGTTTATGAGTGGATTCTCTCTGGAAGAAAAGACCAAAACAGTTATATTGAGAAATTTGGATTTCTTGGAGCAGTTAGGTACAGGTATCCGAGAGCCATATGTAAAACATCTGGAAGAGAAACTGTACGAAGTCAGGGCGAAAGATCATAACGGTATCTACCGGATTATCTATTTTGCACACACCGGTAGACGATTTGTCTTACTACATGGTTTTGTGAAAAAGACGCAGAAGACACCCAGAAAAGAGATTGATATTGCCAAACAGCGCATGAAGGAGATGAAAACATGAGTGAACTCCAGGCATTGATCAAAGAGCAGTTGGAAAATGAAGAGTTTAAACGTGAATGGGACCGGCTTGAACCTCGTTATCAAGTCATTAGACAACTGCTGAAACTCCGCATCAAGTATGACCTGACGCAGAAGCAGTTTGCGGAAAAGGTCGGAACGACACAGGCGGTCATCTCCCGCATTGAAAACGGCAATGTTAACATCGGGATTGATTTTCTTGAACGTGTGGCCAAGGCGTTTGGGAAAAAAGTCGAAGTGAAGCTGATATGAGCACAATGCCGGACCCCAGACAGCGAAAGAACATACGCTTCGGATTGAGCGTCGCCATCGTTTTGAAGCAGGACCAGGACACCGGTCGACTTACTGACGGCGTCGTCCGTGACATCCTCACCAAAAGCGCCACGCACCCGCACGGCATCAAAGTGCGTCTCATGAGCGGTGAAGTAGGGCGGGTGAAGGAGATCTACTAGCAGATTACTGTTTTGGTGATTTCTCCATATACTCTTCACTTTCTTCCACCGCCATCATGGCATTGCCGGAAATAGCATTGGCATAATTCGAAGAATTAGCCGCTTTCTCCGTAGAAGAACCAAGACTCCCTCCACCGTCATAGAACTTCTCTATAAAGCCCATAATCTTATCTAGCACCCTCGGTACGATCTTTTTGCGTTCGAACAGTTTCGACTTAACGTTGAGCGTATTGGTGATGTCGCCTTTTAGCGGCAGTCTGCCGTCGAAGAAGTAGGCATCTATCAACTTATCGATATTCACTTTGTTGAGATTTTTTTCCTCTTTACACTAGCGGATCGTTACAGTAATATATTCTAGTTTTGTCAAGTAGTTTGAAGCAAACTACTTGACAAAATATTTCAAACTAGTTAAAATGCTCTTTATCTATAGTACATACCAAACTAAAAGGACATATGATGGTAACTACTAAGCATAACTTGGTCAGAATGTCACAAAGAGGTATCACTCGAAAGATGATGGACACAGTCATTGAATGGGGATCATCCAGCGGGGATAAGTTTACGATTAATAAAAAGCTGGCACAAGAGATGATCAATGAGATGGAGCAATTAAAAAAGGTTTTACTCAAGATCAAAGATAAAGGTGGAGTAACTGTTGTAATAGAAGATGACTTACTGATTACTACCTATAATACAAATAGCCATAACAAATATTAGGAGCATATTTTGAATCAAGAAAATTTTTTTCAATCTCGTCATTTTTTATCTATTCAAGAAAGACTTTTAGGACTAAGCCAGTATGAAAGTACTGCATATATATTTTTGATGCAAGTTTGGAAAAAATTTTCTAACGATGGGATTATTAAAAATGAAGCACTCAAATATGAGTATTTTTTCAATCAAGAAATAGATAGCAAGAAGTTGAAGCAGATTATTACATTATTAGCAAAAGAGTTCAATGTATTTCAATTGTTTCTTGAACAAATTACTCAATTAGACAAATTGGATGTAAAAGCATTAGGTCACATATACTTTGCCTTACATTTTGATAATTTAAAAAACGTGAATGATGCCTTTTTCCATTACGGAAGTGGAAAAGAAAAGCCTGTTTCCCATCAAGTGGTGGAACTTGGAGTTAAATTGCTGGGAAATTCTACTGAAAGCATCTATGCTCCATTTGCAAATGACTTCACAATAGCTGACTATACAGACAAAAAAATCTATGTAGAAGGTGAGGCAAAAAGCAATTCTTTAGTCTGTGAACTGATCAAGATAATTGATGAAAAAGATATTGTCTACAACGTATCAAATCCATTGGTAGCACCCACTTATCGTGAGGAAAAAGCATCACATCTTTTGAAGCAATTTGATACGGTTATTGCGTTCCCTCCATTCAACCAAAAGACAAAAATGGACCTATCCGATGACTCATATAACCGTTTTAAAATCCAAAGAGGAACCAATCTAAATATTGCACATTTTGAGCACATCTTGGCACAGACGAAAAAGAAAGCCGTTGTATTAATGCCGGTCGGCTTTACTTATAGAGCAGGAGCTGATGAGGAATTTAGAAAATATTTAATTGAACAGAACTGGTTAGAAGGGATAATCCAGTTGCCAACGAATATTGATACAGGTTCGTCAATCGAAACGACATATATTGTAATTAACAAACAGAAAGATGATAAGAATGTTCTCTTTGTATCGCTTAAAGATGATCAATTTATCGAACGAAACGGTCGAAAAGTGGAATTCAAAGATATCGATTCCATCATTAGATTATATGAAGAAAGAAAATCCTTAGAAAGTGTTACTGCTTTAGTAGCAAATGACACTATTGCAAGTCAAAGCTATTCATGTGTTGTGGATCGATATATTATTTCTGAAGAAGCTATATCATTACAAACACAGTTAAGTGGATATAAACTGGTTGAACTTCAAAGCATCGCAGACGTAAGAAGATCTCAGCTCTTTCAAGATGAAGATGAAGAAAATGGTCTTGATGTAATAGAAATCGGACCTTCAGACGTTGCACGAGCTGGGATGACAGTACCTACAGGAAAAACCAAGCGTTTATACAAGCAACTGAACAAGTTAGAAACTTATGCCCTACAATCACATGATATTGTTTTAAGTACAAAAGGGACTATTGGAAAAGTTGGTATTGTGTTATGCAATTACACTCATGTTATTGCCTCACAAGCAATGCAAGTGATTCGATTAAAGAATGATAAACATTTTAACGCGATTGAGTTGTATATGTATTTAAAATCAGATCTCGCCCAATCCATGTTAAAACAGCTAGTTGCAGGTGTTGCCATGCCTCAAATCTCAACTACGGATATCAAAAAACTAAAAGTACCCTTGTTGTCTAAAGAGGAATTGATCCAATTAAATGAAAAGTTTCATGAGGAAATTGATTACTATAAAAAAATTGAAGAGATTGAACATAAAATTAAAAAGATACATAGTGATTTTTTAGGAAAAAAATAATGAATCATACAGTACATAGACATCAGCACTATTTGAATATAATCAATAACCTGCAAAGTAATTCAATGAAGGCCTGCATTCGATTATGAAATTCAACGAAGATTCGAGAGTAAAAATACCTACGATTCTGCATCTGACCCGTCTTGGCTATCAGTATCTCTCACTGAAAGATGCTACTTGGGATATGGACACAAATATATTTGCGGACATCTTCAGAGATAGCATTAAACGAATCAATCAGGACATTGATGAAAATGACCTAGACAGGTTACTGGAAGACGTCAAACTTGCTTTGGATAATGAGGATCTTGGCAAGGCATTTTATGAGATGTTGACAGCGCGATCCGGTACGAAACTGATTGACTTCGCAAACTTCAAAAACAACACTTTTCATGTCGTTACGGAATTGACTTATCAGAACAATGATGAAGAGTTCAGGCCCGACATCATCCTTCTCATTAACGGCATGCCTTTGGTCTTTATTGAAGTGAAAAAGCCAAATAACAAAGAAGGAGTATTAGCTGAAAGGAAGCGAATCGCCACTCGTTTCCAAAACAAGAAATTCAGAAAATTTGTCAATCTCACTCAGCTGATGATCTTTTCCAATAACATGGAATATGATGATGAATCTTGCGAACCAATTGAAGGCGCTTTTTATGCCACACCTTCATATGAAAATCCGACTTTCAATTACTTCAGAGAAGAAGAGCTATTCAATCTTTCGTTGATCTTGAAAAAAGAGGATGATGAGGTAGAAGATTATGTTCTACGTGACAATAATCTCAGCGTTATCAAACACAATCCTGAGTTTAAAACCAATAAAGATCCGAATAGACCGACAAACCGTATCTGCACGTCACTTTTGAGTAAAGACCGTCTGGCGTTTGTGCTGCAATATGCCATAGCCTACGTCAATGAAAGCCGAGGTATGGAAAAGCACATCATGCGCTATCCTCAGCTTTTTGCGACCAAAGCTATTGAAAAAAAACTTGATGAGGGCATTAAAAAAGGGATCATTTGGCATACCCAGGGGAGTGGCAAAACGGCACTCACTTACTACAATGTCAAACATTTGACCGATTATTTTCAAAAGCGTTCCATCATCCCGAAATTTTATTTCATTGTAGACAGACTTGACTTGTTGACTCAAGCACATAGAGAATTTGCAAGCCGTGGGCTTATTGTCCATACCATTAGTTCAAAAGAAGATTTTGCCAAAGATATTAAATCGACGAGTGCTATTCATAACCAAAGTGGTCGAGCAGAGATTACGGTGGTAAACATCCAAAAGTTCGAGGATGATCCAAATGTCATAACCAGTAAAGATTACGATGTCTCTATGCAACGTATCTATTTTCTGGATGAGGTCCACCGAAGCTACAACCCAAAAGGGAGTTTCTTAGCCAACTTGAATGACTCTGATCCAGATGCCATTAAAATAGGTCTAACGGGTACGCCGCTGCTGGGCAATGACTACAACTCCAAGACACTTTTTGGAAAGTATATTCACAAGTACTATTACAACGCCTCTATTGCAGATGGTTATACACTGCGCTTAATCCGCGAAGAGATTGCAACCGATTACAAGTTAAAGCTGAAACAAGCACTTGAGGATATTGAAGTACTCAAAGGCGATATCAATAAGAGGGATCTCTTTGCACATACACGTTTCGTAGAACCTATGCTTGAGTATATTGTGAATGACTTTGAAAAGAGTCGTATGATGTTTGATGATCCAACCATCGGTGGTATGGTTGTTTGTGAAAGCTCAGAACAAGCCAAAAAGATGTTTGAGCTCTTTGAAGAAAAATATTCGGAAGCGCAATACAATGTGGCTAACAATGAAGAATATGGTGTGGACTTGGCTGCTGAAGGGTTTGAGTGGGATACAAATATGAGTCTTCAGAGAAGAAGTGTCAAATCAGCGGCGCTCATTTTGCACGATATCGGCACTAAACAAGAAAGGAAAGAAAAAGTAGAAGCTTTCAAAGAGGGTAAAATCGATTTTCTCTTTGTCTACAATATGCTCTTGACCGGCTTTGATGCAAAACGGTTGAAAAAACTCTATCTCGGGCGCGTCATCCGCCAGCATAATTTGCTTCAGGCTCTAACCAGGGTCAACCGGACTTACAAAGATTTCAAATACGGGTATGTGGTTGATTTTGCAGATATCAGCAAAGAGTTCGATGCCACCAATAAAGCTTATTTTGAAGAGTTGCAGTCGGAGCTTGGCGATGAAATGGAACACTATTCTAATCTCTTCAAATCAAAAGAGGAGATCGAAGAGGAAATTGAAGATATTAAAGATGTCCTCTTCCATTTTGAGACTGCCAATGCCGAGCTTTTTTCTCAACAAATCAATCAGATTGACGACATCAAACAGATGCAGGAGATCGTCAAAAGCTTAGGCAATGCTAAGGATTTATATAATCTCATCCGCCTTTTTGGACACACTGAACTTTTGGAAAAGATCGATTTCCATAAGCTCAATCTGCTTTACCGTGAAGCCAAAAATCATCTGGAGCTATTGCACCTGAAAAAACGGGTTGAAGAGGGTACAGATACAAGCAATCTTCTAAACGAGGCGTTGGAAGATGTCATTTTCATATTCAAGAAAGTTTCGGAAGAAGAACTGGTGCTCGCTGACAAGCTGAAAAATACGTTGCGACAAACCAGAGAGGCACTCGCAAGTAATTTTGACCAGAAAGATCCGGAATTCATTTCGCTAAAAGAAGAGTTGGAACGTCTCTTTAAACAGAAAAAACTTAGTGAAGTCAGTCAGGACGAGATGAATGAGAACATCCACAGCCTGCAAAAGATTCACGAGAAAATTAAAGAGTTGAACCGGCAAAACGACTTGTTGAATGCCAAATATCAAAATGATAAAAAATATACGCGCATGCACAAGCGCCTTTTGGAACGTGGCGATATTACGCCAAAAGAGCGATTGATCTTTGAAGCGCTGCAAGGCGTGAAATCCCAAGCAGATGAAAAAGTATTGCGTAACCATAGCATTCTGGATAATGAGAGCTATTTCAGTAAAACGATATTGCCGATTGTCATCGAACAGTTCAAGGCGAACAAGATAGAAATAAAACCTGATACAGCTAAATACATCAATACTTTAGCCATCAATGAATATTTGAATGAATATAACGGAGTAGTTAATTGGTAACCATAGATTTTGAACGACAAACCAAGCAGATTATCGACAGCCTAAAAGCTGTATGTGCGACGTATGGACTTGGTAATGACGGTAATGAATACAAGATTATTACGCAGGTATTTCTGTACAAGTTTTTAAATGACAAGTTTGCCTATGAAGTCAAAAAGCTGAATGAAAAGATAGGAAAAGCTGAGCGCTGGGAAAAAGCCTATGGCGACCTGAAAGACGACGATCGAGAGTTACTGCTAATGCAGTTAGGGGGTGACACTGCTAACCTCAAAC is from Sulfurimonas sp. HSL-1656 and encodes:
- the arfB gene encoding alternative ribosome rescue aminoacyl-tRNA hydrolase ArfB produces the protein MLTISNNVSLDEDEIEIESIRAQGSGGQKVNKTSAAIHLRFDIAASSLPEFYKERLLALKDSRITKEGIIVIKSQQHRSREQNKEEALERLVELIKSVNVSKKKRIATKPTKGSVKKRLQSKKKQGEKKKLRGKVAD
- a CDS encoding OmpA family protein, encoding MKLIPVAAMAAMMLLSSGCVMKSTHEATLQELNQTRTQLGSAQQTIKEQRDEIERNQAQIAKDREEIAKGKSQIEFNNVELSEMEMRKLQLQQDLEAARKELGASREQLETMKQIEAETQKRNEIYAQFVKELQKMIDGGQLTVSIEKGRIVINLPDEVLFASGSATVNKAGQEALAQIAKALAAFPDRRFQVEGHTDNVPIKSARFPSNWELSTARALSVVHLMVDEGVSADNVSAAGFGEFHPRATNETPEGRALNRRIEIIMLPNLEILSNELPKLAE
- the radC gene encoding DNA repair protein RadC, whose product is MKKLQELYKSDKPREKLLAKGPSALKAYELMAVLLGSGVPGKDVLKLSKEIVGIFDASFETLTLEDLTSVHGMGEAKAAQILAAVELSRRYLIKQHVKITSAADVYELLREYGSKKQEYFIALALDGASHLIEKRVVSIGTLNQSLVHPREVFADAVADRAAGIIVAHNHPGGQLASSREDVAVTRRLKEAGTLLGIELLDHVILTKEGFLSLREEGML
- a CDS encoding type II toxin-antitoxin system RelE/ParE family toxin yields the protein MAQNRFMSGFSLEEKTKTVILRNLDFLEQLGTGIREPYVKHLEEKLYEVRAKDHNGIYRIIYFAHTGRRFVLLHGFVKKTQKTPRKEIDIAKQRMKEMKT
- a CDS encoding helix-turn-helix transcriptional regulator, encoding MSELQALIKEQLENEEFKREWDRLEPRYQVIRQLLKLRIKYDLTQKQFAEKVGTTQAVISRIENGNVNIGIDFLERVAKAFGKKVEVKLI
- a CDS encoding YwbE family protein, whose amino-acid sequence is MPDPRQRKNIRFGLSVAIVLKQDQDTGRLTDGVVRDILTKSATHPHGIKVRLMSGEVGRVKEIY
- a CDS encoding N-6 DNA methylase, translated to MNQENFFQSRHFLSIQERLLGLSQYESTAYIFLMQVWKKFSNDGIIKNEALKYEYFFNQEIDSKKLKQIITLLAKEFNVFQLFLEQITQLDKLDVKALGHIYFALHFDNLKNVNDAFFHYGSGKEKPVSHQVVELGVKLLGNSTESIYAPFANDFTIADYTDKKIYVEGEAKSNSLVCELIKIIDEKDIVYNVSNPLVAPTYREEKASHLLKQFDTVIAFPPFNQKTKMDLSDDSYNRFKIQRGTNLNIAHFEHILAQTKKKAVVLMPVGFTYRAGADEEFRKYLIEQNWLEGIIQLPTNIDTGSSIETTYIVINKQKDDKNVLFVSLKDDQFIERNGRKVEFKDIDSIIRLYEERKSLESVTALVANDTIASQSYSCVVDRYIISEEAISLQTQLSGYKLVELQSIADVRRSQLFQDEDEENGLDVIEIGPSDVARAGMTVPTGKTKRLYKQLNKLETYALQSHDIVLSTKGTIGKVGIVLCNYTHVIASQAMQVIRLKNDKHFNAIELYMYLKSDLAQSMLKQLVAGVAMPQISTTDIKKLKVPLLSKEELIQLNEKFHEEIDYYKKIEEIEHKIKKIHSDFLGKK
- a CDS encoding type I restriction endonuclease, with the translated sequence MKFNEDSRVKIPTILHLTRLGYQYLSLKDATWDMDTNIFADIFRDSIKRINQDIDENDLDRLLEDVKLALDNEDLGKAFYEMLTARSGTKLIDFANFKNNTFHVVTELTYQNNDEEFRPDIILLINGMPLVFIEVKKPNNKEGVLAERKRIATRFQNKKFRKFVNLTQLMIFSNNMEYDDESCEPIEGAFYATPSYENPTFNYFREEELFNLSLILKKEDDEVEDYVLRDNNLSVIKHNPEFKTNKDPNRPTNRICTSLLSKDRLAFVLQYAIAYVNESRGMEKHIMRYPQLFATKAIEKKLDEGIKKGIIWHTQGSGKTALTYYNVKHLTDYFQKRSIIPKFYFIVDRLDLLTQAHREFASRGLIVHTISSKEDFAKDIKSTSAIHNQSGRAEITVVNIQKFEDDPNVITSKDYDVSMQRIYFLDEVHRSYNPKGSFLANLNDSDPDAIKIGLTGTPLLGNDYNSKTLFGKYIHKYYYNASIADGYTLRLIREEIATDYKLKLKQALEDIEVLKGDINKRDLFAHTRFVEPMLEYIVNDFEKSRMMFDDPTIGGMVVCESSEQAKKMFELFEEKYSEAQYNVANNEEYGVDLAAEGFEWDTNMSLQRRSVKSAALILHDIGTKQERKEKVEAFKEGKIDFLFVYNMLLTGFDAKRLKKLYLGRVIRQHNLLQALTRVNRTYKDFKYGYVVDFADISKEFDATNKAYFEELQSELGDEMEHYSNLFKSKEEIEEEIEDIKDVLFHFETANAELFSQQINQIDDIKQMQEIVKSLGNAKDLYNLIRLFGHTELLEKIDFHKLNLLYREAKNHLELLHLKKRVEEGTDTSNLLNEALEDVIFIFKKVSEEELVLADKLKNTLRQTREALASNFDQKDPEFISLKEELERLFKQKKLSEVSQDEMNENIHSLQKIHEKIKELNRQNDLLNAKYQNDKKYTRMHKRLLERGDITPKERLIFEALQGVKSQADEKVLRNHSILDNESYFSKTILPIVIEQFKANKIEIKPDTAKYINTLAINEYLNEYNGVVNW